In the Qipengyuania pelagi genome, one interval contains:
- a CDS encoding curli assembly protein CsgF, translating to MYGFGLRRGLRLSVPILLSTMAVPASAQDLSYEPIDPSFGGNPFNSAHLLGVANAQNDYDDPDRATTNSQADIFARQLQSRLLSALSSQIVDAIFGDNPQERGTISFGGQTISFVRGLTEITLTITDNATGEVTTIVIPTFIDVD from the coding sequence ATGTACGGCTTTGGCCTGAGGCGCGGCCTGCGCCTGTCTGTTCCGATTTTGTTATCGACAATGGCGGTGCCGGCTTCGGCGCAGGACCTATCCTACGAACCGATCGATCCCAGCTTCGGTGGCAACCCGTTCAATTCCGCGCATCTTCTCGGCGTCGCCAACGCTCAGAACGATTACGACGATCCAGACCGCGCCACCACCAATTCGCAGGCCGATATCTTCGCCCGCCAATTGCAGTCGCGCCTTCTGTCCGCTCTTTCGTCGCAGATCGTGGACGCCATCTTCGGTGACAATCCTCAGGAACGCGGGACGATCAGCTTCGGGGGCCAGACGATCAGCTTCGTGCGCGGGCTGACCGAGATCACGCTCACCATCACCGACAACGCCACCGGGGAAGTCACGACCATCGTGATCCCGACCTTTATCGATGTCGACTGA
- a CDS encoding beta strand repeat-containing protein, with product MQSAAASAGVTQSGVYNTSIIDQSGASTATVDQSGTHARNASRITQAGSNSVAEVDQDGSNLAAPANAPTNESLVAQFGDNNRAFVMQEGDENFSSTTQNDDGGSIFVNQTGTNLMSNASQTDLGGTIYVDQFGERQSSDVAQTSRFQTARVRQEGSDNTSDIDQSSVAGIGTITMADGVTNVSYANVNQSGSGNDSTIEQTGSSNFAYVTQSASGNQATITQSGDVTSAIITQSGSDNRSNVTQTGFVTNFPPFLTDTAIIQTGDRNQSDVVQDGAWSFTGDRAFDNTVRSLQSGDDNRSFIDQAGLDPRAALTQSGDGNLSDIDQSGTNNFSDILQSGNGNTSLAMQTGSNGVLSVVQSGDDSKSTVTQSGDLNYAAVDQSGSNQTSTITQSSINRTFSYSAGASVTQSGADNVSDVNQSGAGGFGNFTSGVTASPVANVVQNGVGNESDIDQTGIGNIAFQTQTGDGNDSTILQDGADGETRVAQTGNENFVSATQTVTGPNFLSQGRILTVQSGNENRATVTQDGIATDNAFDAGTPSLAVYTNQVGDANVLTVSQSGTDDVAFIDQIGLSNATTVKQLTGGSANFVDSDQTGELGLSEITQGGSQNRALLSQGGLENESYITQSGMMNTADVTQTGTGAISTITQAGMNNTATVSQGGN from the coding sequence ATGCAGAGTGCTGCGGCCAGCGCGGGTGTCACGCAGTCGGGTGTCTACAACACCTCGATCATCGATCAGAGCGGTGCCAGCACAGCCACCGTGGATCAGAGCGGAACGCACGCCCGCAATGCCTCGCGCATCACGCAGGCCGGAAGCAATTCGGTTGCCGAGGTGGACCAGGACGGGTCGAATCTCGCCGCCCCAGCCAATGCTCCGACCAATGAAAGCCTGGTCGCACAGTTCGGCGACAACAACCGCGCTTTCGTGATGCAGGAAGGCGATGAGAACTTCTCCTCGACCACGCAGAACGACGATGGCGGTTCGATCTTCGTCAACCAGACCGGCACCAATCTGATGTCCAATGCGTCGCAGACAGATCTGGGCGGGACGATCTATGTCGACCAGTTCGGCGAGCGACAGTCGTCGGACGTCGCGCAGACCTCGCGCTTCCAGACCGCGCGCGTGCGGCAGGAAGGATCGGACAACACGTCGGACATCGACCAGTCGTCGGTCGCAGGCATTGGCACCATCACCATGGCTGACGGCGTCACGAACGTGTCCTATGCGAACGTGAACCAGTCGGGGAGCGGAAACGACTCTACGATCGAGCAGACCGGGTCGAGCAATTTCGCCTATGTCACCCAGAGCGCGTCGGGCAACCAGGCGACGATTACCCAGTCGGGCGACGTGACCAGCGCAATCATCACGCAGTCGGGTTCGGACAATCGTTCAAACGTGACGCAAACAGGTTTCGTCACCAACTTCCCACCGTTCCTCACCGATACCGCGATCATCCAGACCGGCGATCGCAACCAATCGGATGTGGTGCAGGACGGGGCGTGGAGCTTCACCGGGGACAGGGCGTTCGACAACACCGTCCGCTCGCTTCAGTCTGGCGACGACAACCGGTCCTTTATCGATCAGGCGGGCCTCGATCCGCGGGCGGCCCTCACCCAGAGTGGCGATGGCAACCTCAGTGATATCGATCAATCGGGGACAAACAACTTCTCGGATATCTTGCAATCCGGCAACGGCAACACCTCGCTCGCCATGCAGACCGGGTCGAATGGCGTCCTGTCCGTCGTTCAATCGGGTGATGACAGCAAGTCGACTGTCACTCAGTCGGGTGATCTGAACTATGCCGCCGTCGATCAGTCGGGTTCGAACCAGACCTCGACGATCACCCAATCCTCGATCAATCGCACCTTCTCTTACAGCGCCGGTGCGAGCGTGACCCAGTCGGGGGCCGACAACGTTTCCGATGTCAACCAGTCGGGCGCGGGCGGATTCGGCAATTTCACCTCTGGCGTGACGGCTTCTCCCGTCGCGAACGTGGTGCAGAACGGCGTGGGCAACGAGAGTGATATCGACCAGACCGGAATTGGTAATATCGCGTTCCAGACGCAAACCGGCGACGGTAACGACAGCACCATCCTGCAGGATGGCGCCGACGGAGAGACGCGCGTGGCGCAGACCGGAAACGAGAACTTCGTCTCCGCGACGCAAACGGTGACTGGGCCGAACTTCCTGTCGCAGGGGCGTATTCTGACGGTGCAAAGCGGCAATGAGAACCGGGCCACGGTGACGCAGGACGGTATCGCAACCGACAATGCGTTCGACGCTGGAACGCCTTCTCTGGCGGTCTACACCAATCAGGTCGGGGACGCGAACGTCCTCACCGTTTCGCAGTCCGGGACCGATGATGTTGCCTTCATCGATCAGATTGGCTTGTCCAACGCGACGACGGTGAAGCAGCTCACCGGAGGATCGGCGAACTTCGTCGACTCCGACCAGACCGGGGAACTTGGGCTGTCCGAAATAACTCAGGGCGGGAGCCAGAACCGGGCACTCCTGAGCCAGGGTGGCCTGGAGAACGAAAGCTACATCACCCAGTCGGGCATGATGAATACGGCTGACGTTACCCAGACCGGAACGGGCGCGATCTCGACCATTACCCAGGCGGGCATGAACAACACCGCCACCGTCTCGCAAGGCGGTAATTAA
- a CDS encoding CsgG/HfaB family protein, protein MSLTGCATVTEDGRTNFPETRSKAFVPDKTQTQTLLERLPAPSRPIAVAVYGFTDQTGQFKPTEAGQTLSRAVSQGGGSILAKALQDAGKRKWFTIVERESLKNLLSERQIIREMRERYLGEEQVNPQALPSLLFAGVLLEGGIVGYDTNTVTGGYGAAFLGIGGRSEYRQDTVTVYLRAVSVRTGEVLTTVTASKTIASQAIGANAFRYVAFKELLQVEAGYTTNEPDQLALQQAIEKAVYGLVLEGVELDLWQFENFEAGWPLLWEYKRERDGKVDPEAIEQAMRDAPPAAPQRIKRSAAIDNVESGPRDGKGDGRMN, encoded by the coding sequence ATGAGCCTGACCGGATGCGCCACCGTGACCGAAGACGGCCGCACGAACTTTCCGGAAACGCGCTCGAAGGCGTTCGTGCCGGACAAGACGCAAACGCAGACCTTGCTCGAGAGGCTGCCTGCTCCGTCCCGCCCGATCGCCGTCGCAGTATACGGTTTCACCGACCAGACGGGCCAGTTCAAGCCGACCGAGGCGGGGCAGACTCTCTCGCGCGCGGTCAGCCAGGGTGGCGGGTCCATCCTTGCCAAGGCGTTGCAGGACGCGGGCAAGCGCAAGTGGTTCACCATCGTCGAGCGTGAATCGCTAAAGAACCTGTTGTCGGAACGCCAGATCATCCGCGAAATGCGCGAGCGCTATCTGGGCGAGGAACAGGTCAATCCGCAGGCGCTACCTTCGCTGCTGTTCGCGGGCGTGCTGCTAGAAGGTGGGATCGTCGGCTACGACACCAACACCGTGACCGGCGGATATGGCGCCGCGTTTCTCGGGATCGGCGGGAGGAGCGAATACCGACAGGACACTGTGACGGTCTATCTGCGGGCCGTATCGGTCAGGACCGGCGAGGTCCTGACCACGGTTACCGCTTCGAAGACGATCGCCAGCCAAGCCATAGGGGCCAACGCCTTCCGCTATGTCGCGTTCAAGGAATTGCTCCAGGTCGAGGCAGGCTACACCACGAACGAGCCCGATCAGCTGGCTCTCCAGCAGGCCATCGAGAAGGCGGTTTACGGCCTCGTTCTCGAAGGTGTCGAACTCGATCTGTGGCAGTTCGAGAATTTCGAGGCCGGCTGGCCTCTGTTGTGGGAATACAAGCGCGAGCGTGACGGGAAGGTGGATCCCGAAGCGATCGAACAGGCGATGCGCGATGCGCCGCCTGCCGCGCCCCAACGTATCAAGCGATCCGCCGCGATCGACAATGTCGAAAGCGGGCCCCGCGATGGAAAGGGGGATGGCCGCATGAATTGA
- a CDS encoding helix-turn-helix transcriptional regulator, with the protein MTPGDRSKSIEAEHGEDETTFFASGRLPSNLTGEIGRAFSQEVALAIVDRKARVVWSNAAGSRILKSFHMLARGSARMEISDAETDDRLRTLLRAGPATERLVVRNDPANEWVVLHCLSLELEGKPARLIRFSLSAPRTNCRSNGFAVQFGLTPTECTVVDLFAHLDCVQAISKQMGIGAATVRSHLKHIYNKTSVHNARELVRLIVAFDAV; encoded by the coding sequence ATGACGCCGGGAGACCGCTCCAAATCAATTGAGGCCGAGCATGGAGAAGACGAAACGACGTTCTTCGCCTCAGGCCGATTGCCGAGCAATCTTACCGGTGAGATCGGGCGAGCTTTTTCGCAGGAAGTGGCTCTTGCGATTGTCGACAGGAAGGCGCGCGTGGTGTGGAGCAACGCGGCAGGTTCGCGAATTCTGAAGAGCTTCCACATGCTGGCACGCGGATCGGCACGGATGGAGATCTCGGACGCGGAAACTGACGACCGTTTGCGCACGCTTCTGCGTGCGGGGCCAGCTACCGAGCGATTGGTTGTCCGCAATGATCCCGCGAATGAATGGGTGGTCCTGCACTGCCTATCACTGGAGCTGGAGGGTAAGCCTGCCCGGCTGATTCGCTTCTCGCTTTCGGCGCCTAGGACGAATTGCCGATCGAACGGTTTTGCGGTGCAGTTCGGTCTGACGCCAACGGAATGCACGGTCGTCGATCTCTTCGCGCATCTGGACTGCGTTCAGGCTATTTCCAAGCAGATGGGGATTGGCGCCGCGACGGTCCGCAGCCATCTCAAGCACATCTATAACAAGACGAGCGTCCACAACGCCCGTGAACTGGTGCGGCTAATCGTGGCTTTCGACGCGGTCTAA